The following coding sequences lie in one Zingiber officinale cultivar Zhangliang chromosome 2B, Zo_v1.1, whole genome shotgun sequence genomic window:
- the LOC122044983 gene encoding UDP-rhamnose/UDP-galactose transporter 6-like: protein MAPTSKADRKAALDAAAWMFNIVTSVGIIMVNKALMATHHFTFATTLTGLHFATTTVLTVVFRWLGYIQPSHLPLSILIKFVLFANLSIVGMNISLMWNSVGFYQIAKLCMIPVSCLLEVVFDKIHYSRATKLSILVVLLGVGICTITDVSVNTRGLIAATIAVWGTSLQQYYVHFLQKKYSLGSFNLLGHTAPAQAASLLIVGPFVDYRLTNKRVDTFDYNVTTVFFIVLSCTIAVGTNLSQFICIGRFTAVSFQVIGHMKTILVLILGFFLFGREGLNLHVIFGMILAVLGMIWYGNASSKPGGKERRPSYPLPVDKSSKHGLLAEPGDHNDKV from the exons ATGGCACCTACAAGCAAGGCTGATAGGAAGGCAGCATTAGATGCAGCTGCATGGATGTTCAATATTGTTACATCTGTAGGGATTATCATGGTTAACAAGGCCTTAATGGCAACTCATCACTTCACATTTG CCACAACGTTAACAGGTCTACATTTTGCCACGACCACAGTTCTGACTGTTGTATTTAGGTGGCTTGGATACATTCAACCCTCTCATTTACCATTATCCATCCTTATAAAATTTGTCCTTTTTGCAAACTTATCGATAGTTGGTATGAATATAAGTTTGATGTGGAATTCTGTTGGATTTTATCAG ATTGCAAAGCTGTGTATGATCCCAGTATCCTGTCTTCTGGAAGTTGTATTCGATAAAATTCATTATTCAAGGGCAACAAAGCTCAGCATACTGGTGGTTCTTTTAGGTGTTGGCATTTGTACAATTACTGATGTGAGCGTGAATACTAGAGGACTCATAGCAGCTACTATAGCAGTTTGGGGCACTTCCTTGCAGCAATAC TACGTGCATTTTCTTCAAAAGAAGTATTCACTTGGATCATTCAACCTCCTCGGGCACACGGCTCCAGCCCAAGCAGCATCTCTGTTGATTGTAGGGCCCTTTGTTGATTATCGGTTGACAAACAAAAGGGTGGACACATTTGATTACAATGTAACCACTGTG TTCTTCATCGTACTCTCATGCACCATAGCTGTGGGAACCAATCTTAGCCAGTTTATCTGCATAGGAAGATTCACCGCCGTCTCTTTTCAAGTTATAGGACACATGAAGACAATCCTCGTCCTAATCTTGGgtttcttcttgtttggaagAGAAGGTCTCAACTTACATGTAATCTTCGGAATGATCTTAGCAGTCTTGGGCATGATCTGGTACGGAAATGCATCATCTAAGCCCGGAGGAAAAGAGCGACGCCCTTCTTATCCGTTGCCCGTCGACAAATCATCGAAGCACGGACTACTAGCAGAACCTGGAGATCACAATGACAAAGTTTAA